A region from the Tachyglossus aculeatus isolate mTacAcu1 chromosome 5, mTacAcu1.pri, whole genome shotgun sequence genome encodes:
- the MC2R gene encoding adrenocorticotropic hormone receptor — translation MRTERTSELIKLLGHANPSSQNVSEDPVNATDCLPIVMPEEVFFTISIIGVLENLVVLLAVMRNQKLHSPMYLFICSLAVSDMLGSLYKIFENILIILKNMGYLGPPGDFETTMDDAIDSLFILSLLGSIFSLSVIAADRYITIFHALQYHSIMTKRRALIILAGIWTLSAGSCVTMIVFTYHVPTVISFTALFPIMLVFILCLYIHMFLLARSHAKKIVALPSAVVSQRANMKGAITLTILLGVFLCCWAPFILHLLLVTFCPQNPYCACYMSIFQVNGTLIMCNSIIDPLIYAFRSPELRRAFRKMFCWTRPQWD, via the coding sequence ATGAGAACGGAAAGAACTTCTGAATTAATAAAGCTACTGGGACATGCCAACCCCTCCTCCCAGAACGTCAGTGAGGACCCCGTAAATGCCACCGACTGCCTCCCCATTGTCATGCCAGAAGAAGTATTCTTCACCATCTCCATCATCGGAGTCCTGGAGAACCTCGTGGTCCTTCTGGCCGTGATGAGAAACCAGAAGCTTCACTCCCCCATGTACCTTTTCATCTGTAGCTTAGCCGTTTCCGACATGCTGGGTAGCCTCTACAAAATCTTCGAGAATATCCTGATCATCTTGAAGAACATGGGTTACCTGGGGCCCCCGGGAGACTTTGAGACCACGATGGACGACGCCATCGACTCCCTGTTCATCCTGTCGTTGCTCGGGTCCATCTTCAGCCTGTCGGTGATCGCGGCCGACCGCTACATCACCATCTTCCACGCCCTGCAGTACCACAGCATCATGACCAAGAGGCGGGCCCTGATCATCCTGGCCGGGATCTGGACCCTCAGTGCTGGGAGCTGCGTCACCATGATAGTGTTCACCTACCACGTCCCCACGGTGATCTCCTTCACGGCACTCTTCCCCATCATGCTCGTCTTCATCCTCTGCCTCTATATCCACATGTTCCTCCTGGCTCGATCTCACGCCAAGAAGATCGTCGCCTTGCCCTCCGCCGTGGTGAGCCAGCGGGCCAACATGAAAGGGGCCATCACGCTGACCATCCTCCTCGGGGTCTTCCTCTGCTGCTGGGCCCCAttcatcctccacctcctcctggtcaccttctgccccCAAAACCCCTACTGCGCCTGCTACATGTCCATCTTCCAGGTGAACGGCACGCTCATCATGTGCAACTCCATCATCGACCCCTTGATCTATGCCTTCCGGAGCCCGGAGCTGAGACGCGCCTTCCGCAAGATGTTCTGCTGGACCAGGCCACAGTGGGACTAG